One genomic region from Manis pentadactyla isolate mManPen7 chromosome 12, mManPen7.hap1, whole genome shotgun sequence encodes:
- the MICOS13 gene encoding MICOS complex subunit MIC13 produces the protein MVPRVWSLMRFLIKGSVAGGAVYLVYDQDLLGPSDKSQATLQKAEEVFPPAIYQFSQYVCEKTGLKIPQLPAFPKVNFPIRESWNSGITTVMLALSVAPTKAREYSREGWEYLKGLTK, from the exons ATGGTACCCCGAGTGTGGTCGCTGATGAG GTTCCTCATCAagggcagtgtggctgggggCGCCGTCTACCTGGTGTACGACCAGGATCTGCTGGGGCCCAGCGACAAGAGCCAGGCGACCCTCCAGAAGGCAGAGGAGGTGTTCCCCCCCGCCATTTACCAGTTCAGCCAGTATGTGTGTGAGAAGACAGGCCTGAAGATACCCCAG CTGCCAGCCTTCCCAAAGGTTAACTTCCCCATCCGAGAGTCCTGGAATTCAG GCATCACCACCGTGATGTTGGCTCTGTCGGTGGCCCCCACCAAGGCCCGCGAGTACTCCAGAGAAGGCTGGGAGTACCTCAAGGGGCTAACCAAGTAG